A stretch of the Marinobacter sp. JH2 genome encodes the following:
- a CDS encoding PelD GGDEF domain-containing protein, protein MTKSDVYGDLGLSSKETAVWVKWLETILMTLLFLAVGIWLNPANPLFIGETFPWPVLAALVAGLRYGFMMALVSSSLMFTGAALMYRASVVPGEQLPYTWGVGILATSLLAGEFRDYWDRRIEKLVAANQYRHVRLEEFTRNFYLLKVSHDRLEQQLAGNSNSLREALRRLYSEIAHARGTGLNAETGALIMRLLVRYGQLQVAAIYPIHAGELAKEPIATVGNSSPLDPDDPLLVHALEQRTLVSVHTEYRNNLGDLDTQLLLALPLIDSEQHMIGVVTVEAMPFFSFQPKTLRLLAIMTGHMTDMLLEHSQVSGQVQADWRHFLFQLARVNSDARDHDLPSTLVHFNFNSAASATHVYQMMQQMRRGLDVITQPPEAEDTQIVVLLPLTDELGAAAYLQRLADAVQQQSGRYLESFARIQQLPLGQKTHPTEWLERQQKELA, encoded by the coding sequence ATGACAAAATCCGACGTATACGGCGATCTTGGTCTCTCAAGCAAAGAAACGGCAGTGTGGGTGAAGTGGCTGGAAACCATTCTCATGACCCTGCTCTTTCTCGCTGTAGGGATTTGGCTGAACCCGGCAAACCCGTTGTTTATCGGGGAAACCTTCCCGTGGCCGGTGCTTGCTGCGTTGGTTGCTGGCCTGAGATACGGGTTCATGATGGCCCTGGTGTCTTCCAGTCTCATGTTCACCGGTGCCGCACTGATGTATCGGGCCAGCGTCGTGCCGGGCGAGCAGCTGCCTTACACCTGGGGGGTTGGCATTCTGGCGACCAGCTTACTGGCCGGAGAGTTTCGGGATTACTGGGACCGGCGCATTGAAAAACTGGTCGCCGCCAATCAATACCGCCACGTGCGTTTGGAAGAATTTACTCGTAACTTTTACCTTCTCAAAGTTTCCCATGACCGTCTCGAGCAGCAGCTTGCCGGTAACTCCAACAGCCTTCGCGAAGCGCTGCGGCGGCTATATAGCGAGATTGCTCATGCCCGGGGTACCGGACTCAACGCAGAAACCGGAGCGCTGATCATGCGTTTGCTGGTCCGCTACGGGCAATTACAGGTAGCGGCAATCTATCCGATCCACGCAGGTGAGCTGGCAAAAGAACCCATCGCAACCGTGGGCAACTCAAGTCCGCTTGATCCTGATGACCCTCTGTTAGTGCATGCATTGGAACAAAGAACACTGGTTTCGGTGCACACCGAATACCGCAACAACCTCGGCGATCTGGATACTCAGCTGCTACTCGCGCTTCCTTTGATTGATTCGGAACAGCACATGATCGGCGTTGTCACTGTCGAGGCCATGCCTTTTTTCAGCTTTCAGCCGAAAACACTTCGCCTACTGGCAATCATGACGGGACACATGACCGATATGTTGCTGGAACACAGCCAGGTTTCTGGTCAAGTACAGGCTGATTGGCGTCACTTCCTGTTCCAGCTTGCGCGGGTAAATAGCGACGCCCGCGACCACGACCTGCCTTCTACGCTTGTGCATTTCAACTTCAACAGCGCAGCTTCAGCCACTCACGTTTACCAAATGATGCAACAGATGCGTCGAGGCTTAGACGTGATTACTCAGCCCCCAGAAGCGGAAGACACCCAAATTGTCGTATTACTGCCGCTGACCGACGAGCTTGGCGCTGCCGCCTACTTGCAGCGTCTTGCCGATGCCGTGCAGCAGCAATCCGGGCGTTATCTTGAATCGTTCGCCCGCATTCAGCAATTGCCGTTGGGACAGAAGACCCATCCCACAGAATGGCTCGAGCGCCAACAAAAGGAACTGGCATGA
- a CDS encoding YkvA family protein, with protein MAVFSKRTAEQQLNQEAGKVRKDDLETLLQRQEAIEAKVKSSGRLQRFGTDIKLMFSLIRDYWNGRYRAVPWKTIAAVAGALLYVLNPLDLIPDLIFGFGLLDDAGVVALCLKLVESDLHKYAAWKELSEKPE; from the coding sequence ATGGCAGTGTTTTCCAAAAGGACCGCAGAACAGCAACTAAATCAAGAAGCGGGCAAGGTCCGTAAAGACGATCTGGAAACACTGCTGCAACGGCAGGAGGCGATCGAGGCCAAAGTGAAAAGCAGCGGCCGCCTCCAGCGCTTCGGCACCGACATCAAACTGATGTTTTCCCTGATCCGGGATTATTGGAACGGTCGTTACCGCGCCGTGCCATGGAAAACCATTGCCGCAGTCGCAGGCGCTTTGCTGTATGTGTTGAATCCGCTCGATCTGATCCCGGATCTAATTTTTGGGTTTGGCTTACTCGACGATGCAGGTGTAGTGGCTCTTTGCCTGAAGCTGGTGGAATCGGACCTTCACAAATACGCAGCGTGGAAAGAATTGTCGGAAAAACCAGAATAA
- a CDS encoding NAD(P)/FAD-dependent oxidoreductase — protein MTEAITPKKLKPSTIRIGTRYRANRLTGPYDAIVIGSGIGGLTAAACLSRAGKRVLVLEQHYTAGGYTHSYARNGYEWDVGVHYIGDMGVSTTLARRLFDYITDSNLKWAPMDENYDRFFLGDKVVNLRAGKEGLRHSLLNAFPEEGEAIDRYVALLDQVTSGMQWYTLSKLSPSLISPFVSKGLNKVLPDCFNRTTYDVLKELTDNEELIGAITGQWGDCGVTPKQSSFMIHAIIAKHYLHGGYYPVGGASEIAKTIIPGIQAAGGEVFTYADVTDILIEKGKAVGVRMADGEEIRAPKIISGAGVINTYERLLPKEVSEKVGYPQDRKHIKPSMAHIGLYIGLKGTPEELGLPRTNFWIYPGPDHDASVGNFLKDPHNAPFPVVYLSFPAAKDPDYQNRWPGTSTLEVVAPTSWEMFECWQGSTWGKRGEDYEALKTEITDRLLEEVYDKLPQLRGKIDYVETSTPLSTAWFCRYEEGELYGLDHTPERFEQRWLKPKTDIPGLYLTGQDILTCGLVGAMIGGLITTLSIQGLKGAGLAKRIFVG, from the coding sequence GTGACAGAGGCAATAACTCCAAAAAAACTCAAACCCAGCACCATCAGAATCGGCACCCGATACCGCGCCAACCGTTTAACGGGCCCTTACGATGCCATCGTCATTGGTTCAGGCATCGGCGGGCTGACTGCCGCGGCATGTCTCTCCCGCGCGGGCAAGAGGGTCCTGGTTCTGGAGCAACATTACACGGCGGGTGGCTACACCCACAGTTACGCACGCAACGGCTACGAATGGGATGTGGGGGTGCACTACATCGGTGATATGGGAGTGAGTACCACGCTTGCCCGTCGCCTGTTTGACTACATCACCGACAGTAACCTCAAGTGGGCCCCGATGGATGAAAACTACGACCGCTTCTTCCTCGGTGATAAAGTGGTCAATTTAAGGGCCGGCAAAGAAGGCCTTCGACACTCCTTACTGAACGCCTTTCCGGAAGAGGGCGAAGCCATCGACCGTTACGTCGCGCTGCTCGACCAGGTTACCAGTGGCATGCAGTGGTATACCCTGTCCAAACTTTCGCCGTCGCTGATCAGCCCGTTCGTCTCCAAAGGCTTGAATAAAGTCCTGCCGGACTGTTTCAACCGCACCACGTACGATGTATTGAAGGAGCTGACCGATAACGAAGAACTCATCGGCGCCATCACCGGCCAATGGGGCGACTGTGGTGTAACGCCCAAGCAGTCCAGCTTTATGATTCACGCCATCATCGCGAAACATTATTTGCACGGTGGCTATTACCCGGTCGGCGGTGCATCCGAAATTGCGAAAACCATCATCCCGGGCATCCAGGCCGCAGGCGGTGAAGTATTTACTTACGCCGATGTCACCGACATTCTGATTGAGAAGGGCAAAGCCGTAGGCGTTCGCATGGCCGATGGCGAAGAAATCCGGGCCCCGAAAATCATCAGTGGTGCCGGGGTCATCAACACCTATGAGCGGTTGCTGCCAAAAGAAGTCTCGGAAAAGGTCGGTTATCCACAAGACCGTAAGCACATTAAACCGTCCATGGCACATATCGGACTGTACATCGGCCTCAAAGGAACACCGGAAGAACTCGGTTTGCCTCGCACCAACTTCTGGATTTATCCAGGGCCCGACCACGATGCCAGTGTGGGCAACTTCCTGAAAGACCCACACAACGCACCTTTCCCGGTGGTGTATTTGTCGTTTCCCGCAGCAAAAGATCCGGATTACCAGAATCGCTGGCCCGGCACCTCAACGCTGGAGGTGGTGGCACCTACCTCCTGGGAGATGTTCGAATGCTGGCAAGGCAGTACCTGGGGCAAGCGCGGCGAGGATTACGAGGCCCTTAAAACCGAGATTACCGACAGGCTGCTAGAAGAAGTTTATGACAAGCTGCCTCAGCTACGCGGCAAAATCGATTACGTAGAAACGTCCACCCCGCTGTCAACCGCCTGGTTCTGCCGTTACGAGGAAGGCGAGCTCTACGGTCTGGACCATACCCCTGAACGATTTGAACAGCGCTGGCTGAAGCCCAAAACCGACATCCCCGGCCTGTACCTGACCGGGCAGGACATTTTGACCTGCGGACTTGTGGGCGCGATGATTGGGGGGTTAATTACCACGCTCTCCATCCAGGGCCTGAAAGGCGCCGGATTGGCCAAACGTATTTTCGTAGGCTAA
- a CDS encoding MotB family protein, whose translation MDELPEEEKPGIPAWVVTFADLMSLLMCFFVLLLSFSEIDAMKFKQIAGELSKAFGVQREVPALEIPQGTSPIFDKFSPAPPEPTVVNEIRQTTTDQKPELETLKSPTEEVREEAAKEALEANAARIREVLAEALEDGRITVEADLDQHRIVIRVEEKGSFPSGSAELTWEFETLLLEMAEVLADIPGELTVEGHTDDIPIRNSRFYSNWDLSAARAAAVANALLATGGVEPTRLAVKGLADTEPRVENDSPESRAKNRRVEIIVDMYEPQEEERMRLRELIHRSSEQGETIIDVRSATPGSAQPTTIGPE comes from the coding sequence ATGGATGAGCTGCCAGAAGAGGAAAAACCGGGAATCCCGGCGTGGGTTGTTACCTTCGCCGATCTGATGTCTTTGCTGATGTGCTTCTTCGTGCTTTTGTTGTCGTTCTCCGAGATCGACGCAATGAAGTTCAAGCAGATTGCCGGCGAGCTATCGAAAGCTTTTGGTGTGCAGCGCGAGGTGCCCGCTTTGGAGATACCTCAAGGGACCAGTCCTATTTTTGACAAGTTCTCCCCGGCTCCGCCCGAGCCGACAGTGGTCAATGAAATCCGCCAAACCACCACCGACCAGAAACCCGAGCTGGAAACGCTCAAGAGCCCGACGGAGGAAGTCCGGGAAGAGGCTGCAAAGGAAGCGCTCGAAGCCAACGCAGCACGTATTCGTGAGGTACTGGCTGAAGCGCTTGAAGACGGGCGAATTACAGTCGAAGCCGACTTAGATCAGCACCGTATCGTTATTCGGGTTGAGGAAAAAGGGTCCTTCCCGTCAGGTTCGGCAGAGCTAACCTGGGAGTTCGAAACCTTGCTACTGGAAATGGCTGAGGTACTGGCGGATATTCCGGGCGAGCTGACGGTCGAGGGTCACACCGACGATATTCCAATTCGCAATTCCCGTTTTTACAGCAACTGGGATTTGTCAGCGGCCCGCGCCGCAGCCGTTGCCAATGCGTTGCTGGCAACCGGCGGGGTTGAGCCCACGAGGCTGGCCGTTAAGGGGCTCGCGGATACCGAACCGCGGGTTGAGAATGACTCCCCAGAAAGCCGCGCCAAGAATCGCCGGGTCGAGATTATTGTTGATATGTACGAACCGCAAGAAGAAGAGCGCATGCGCCTGAGGGAGCTGATTCATAGGAGTAGCGAACAGGGCGAAACCATCATCGATGTTCGCTCCGCCACGCCCGGAAGTGCTCAACCCACGACAATAGGGCCGGAATAA
- a CDS encoding MotA/TolQ/ExbB proton channel family protein, with protein sequence MDFATLIGLVGAILLIASAVILGVSPDVFVNSASLLIVVGGSLLVVLAKFSIPQFLGAFKAAARAFKFKLPETQNSIEELVEIASIARKEGPLGLEGREVSSPFLASGIQMLVDGQNDETIKQLLDKERLMTLDYNRSGSKVFTALADVAPAMGMIGTLIGLVQMLSNMEDPKSIGPAMAVALLTTLYGAMIATMIASPIADKLSLRMTEEARMQMLYTDALVAIQQGTNPRVIEQMLSSYLPPNQRDKAPEQEASGG encoded by the coding sequence GTGGATTTCGCTACTCTGATCGGCCTTGTCGGCGCCATCTTACTCATCGCTTCTGCCGTGATTCTTGGCGTTTCTCCAGACGTTTTTGTCAATTCAGCGTCTCTGCTGATTGTGGTAGGCGGCAGTCTTTTGGTGGTATTAGCCAAATTTAGCATTCCCCAGTTTCTCGGCGCTTTCAAGGCCGCAGCTCGGGCATTCAAGTTCAAACTTCCGGAAACTCAGAACAGCATCGAAGAACTGGTCGAGATTGCCAGCATTGCCCGTAAAGAGGGACCGCTGGGTCTGGAGGGCCGGGAGGTCAGTTCCCCGTTCCTCGCCAGTGGCATCCAGATGCTGGTCGATGGTCAGAACGACGAAACCATCAAACAACTGCTGGATAAAGAGCGATTGATGACCCTGGATTACAACCGCTCCGGTTCCAAAGTCTTCACCGCTTTGGCTGACGTGGCCCCGGCGATGGGCATGATCGGAACGCTAATCGGTCTGGTACAGATGCTGTCCAACATGGAAGACCCGAAATCCATCGGGCCGGCCATGGCGGTAGCACTGCTAACCACGCTTTACGGTGCCATGATCGCCACCATGATTGCCTCGCCCATTGCCGACAAGCTCTCGCTGCGGATGACCGAAGAGGCCCGCATGCAAATGCTCTACACCGACGCTCTGGTGGCCATACAACAAGGTACCAACCCCCGCGTTATCGAACAGATGCTTTCGAGCTATTTGCCCCCGAATCAGCGCGATAAAGCACCCGAGCAAGAGGCGAGCGGCGGATAA
- the pelF gene encoding GT4 family glycosyltransferase PelF produces the protein MIWRKPAAPETSIADITLLLEGTYPFVRGGVSSWVHQIISGLPQYRFSLIFLGGDRSHYGEQQYQLPENVIHLECHYLMDPLVESKPKARKGNRAAFDTQRKLHSQLRNKAPVPKGVFSDIFQSLGRKGGISKEDFLHSEESWKVIDESYNKYCTDPSFIDYFWTIKIMHGPLFRIAEIARNIPPTRAVHAVSTGYAGLMGAMLKETRGIPYILTEHGIYTKERKIDLSQADWIKDVTDKVSTNLNDDLGYIRKLWIRFFESLGRMSYQMADPIISLYIGNQQRQLADGAEPALTQIVPNGIDPSRFEGALAARPDEVPMVMGLVGRVVPIKDIKTFIRAMRAVYEVIPNVEGWIVGPEEEDPVYVKECRELVSSLGLENCVKFLGFQNVNDILPKLGLMVLTSISEALPLVILEANAAGLPCLATDVGACRELIEGGTVKDRRLGSSGAVVPIADPEATARAATRLLLDKQHWQTASAAGLARVKQYYTLESMYDSYRNIYDTALSAENRED, from the coding sequence ATGATCTGGCGAAAACCGGCAGCACCGGAAACATCCATTGCCGACATTACATTGTTGCTTGAGGGCACCTATCCCTTTGTCCGGGGCGGCGTTTCGTCCTGGGTACACCAGATCATCTCTGGCTTACCCCAATACCGTTTCTCGCTGATCTTTCTAGGCGGTGACCGCAGCCATTACGGTGAACAACAATACCAACTGCCCGAGAACGTGATTCATCTTGAATGTCACTATCTGATGGACCCGTTAGTGGAATCGAAGCCGAAAGCCCGCAAAGGCAATCGGGCAGCGTTCGACACCCAGCGCAAGCTACACAGCCAGCTTCGTAACAAAGCCCCTGTGCCGAAAGGGGTATTCAGTGACATTTTTCAAAGCCTCGGCCGCAAAGGTGGCATCAGTAAAGAAGACTTTCTGCACAGCGAAGAAAGTTGGAAGGTGATCGACGAAAGTTATAACAAATATTGCACAGACCCTTCGTTCATCGATTATTTCTGGACCATCAAAATCATGCACGGGCCGCTTTTTCGAATCGCCGAAATTGCCCGGAACATTCCGCCCACCCGGGCGGTTCATGCGGTGTCTACCGGTTACGCAGGCTTGATGGGTGCCATGCTAAAAGAGACTCGGGGTATTCCTTACATTCTGACCGAGCACGGCATCTATACCAAAGAACGAAAAATCGACCTGTCACAGGCTGACTGGATCAAAGATGTTACCGATAAGGTCAGCACCAACCTGAATGATGATTTAGGGTACATTCGCAAACTCTGGATCCGTTTTTTCGAATCTTTGGGGCGTATGTCCTATCAAATGGCCGACCCCATCATCTCGCTCTACATAGGCAACCAGCAACGCCAGCTCGCCGACGGCGCAGAACCGGCTCTCACTCAGATCGTTCCCAACGGGATTGATCCCAGCCGGTTTGAAGGCGCTTTGGCTGCCCGTCCCGATGAAGTGCCCATGGTAATGGGGCTTGTCGGGCGTGTGGTTCCGATCAAAGACATCAAAACCTTTATTCGGGCCATGCGTGCCGTTTACGAGGTGATCCCCAACGTGGAAGGCTGGATCGTCGGGCCGGAAGAAGAGGACCCTGTCTATGTGAAAGAGTGTCGGGAATTGGTCAGCAGTCTGGGCTTGGAAAACTGCGTCAAATTCCTGGGATTCCAGAACGTAAACGACATCCTCCCGAAGCTGGGCCTGATGGTCCTGACCTCGATTTCCGAAGCCTTACCTTTGGTGATACTGGAAGCCAATGCCGCGGGCCTGCCTTGCCTTGCCACCGATGTGGGTGCCTGCCGTGAGTTAATCGAAGGTGGCACCGTTAAAGACAGACGTTTAGGAAGTAGTGGCGCAGTGGTGCCCATCGCAGACCCCGAAGCCACCGCCAGAGCAGCCACTCGGCTTCTGCTGGACAAACAACATTGGCAAACAGCCAGTGCCGCCGGGCTGGCTCGCGTTAAACAATATTACACCTTGGAATCTATGTACGATTCGTATCGAAACATTTACGACACGGCGTTATCGGCCGAAAACCGGGAAGACTGA
- a CDS encoding HEAT repeat domain-containing protein, translated as MSGWLISLGLTLEAGGLAALFTDLPSLLALSAYLTAHALATLVFTVVCLPLLPASYRRKLILSGLFLFTLQFAMPVIGSIGVFAGILLPLRLPRTERHNPWQETDIPELPYRPVDMGDQLGFSDGGLREVLREASSSEKRLKALLASRQLTDQEAVDILKEALKDPSDDIRLLAYSMLEQKEKQLATRAQELKKLLDDPEHPDRHRLTRRLAHTWWEIAYLGLAQGGLKQYYLENAHRVLVKLTEAKSFHNDWRLLGRIELALGHTEAASNAFEAALTNGAPPELIYPYLAEVAFLARDFQKVRFHLANCSRFGPSAPVKELMEGWL; from the coding sequence ATGAGCGGTTGGCTCATTTCGCTTGGGCTAACGCTCGAGGCCGGTGGCCTCGCTGCGTTGTTTACCGACCTGCCTTCACTGCTGGCGCTGTCAGCCTATTTAACAGCGCACGCATTGGCAACACTGGTGTTCACAGTGGTATGCCTGCCGCTTTTACCCGCCAGCTATAGACGCAAACTGATATTATCTGGTCTGTTTCTATTCACCCTGCAATTCGCCATGCCCGTCATCGGCAGCATTGGCGTGTTCGCCGGCATTTTGCTGCCACTTCGCTTGCCCCGAACCGAGCGACATAACCCTTGGCAAGAAACCGACATACCCGAGTTGCCTTACCGACCGGTGGATATGGGTGATCAATTGGGTTTTAGTGACGGCGGTCTGCGAGAAGTGCTGCGTGAGGCAAGCTCGTCCGAAAAACGCCTGAAAGCTTTGCTCGCGTCTCGGCAATTAACGGATCAGGAAGCCGTCGATATTTTGAAAGAAGCACTCAAAGACCCTTCCGACGACATACGGCTGTTGGCTTATTCGATGCTGGAACAAAAGGAAAAGCAACTTGCCACCCGTGCTCAGGAACTGAAAAAGCTGCTCGACGACCCCGAGCATCCTGACCGGCACCGACTGACCCGCCGACTCGCCCACACTTGGTGGGAAATTGCGTATCTGGGCCTTGCCCAAGGCGGGCTTAAACAGTATTACCTTGAGAATGCCCACCGTGTTCTGGTCAAACTGACCGAGGCAAAGTCGTTTCACAACGACTGGCGCTTGCTAGGCCGTATTGAGTTGGCGCTGGGCCATACCGAAGCAGCCAGCAACGCATTTGAAGCCGCGCTGACTAACGGCGCACCCCCCGAGCTGATATATCCGTACCTGGCCGAAGTCGCTTTTCTGGCACGAGACTTCCAAAAAGTGCGTTTCCATCTGGCCAACTGTTCACGTTTCGGCCCGTCCGCACCGGTAAAGGAATTAATGGAGGGTTGGCTATGA
- the pelG gene encoding exopolysaccharide Pel transporter PelG yields MAGIGFELRRILKRDSLSSLIGAYGLASVISSGPWVLSVLGVMLIGIVSLTLAVRDLEIVQFLVSVTYLMAISLVLSGLFQHVFTRWVADRLYEKRNDLILPNLMGVLWLSTVLALLGGLPAILFLLPDTSTLYKLLMLANFVVLCNLWPVTIFLSGMKSYYLIVVLFAVGYTTAIVAALLLSGLGLEGLLGGLLLGHSLLLFSFLFSIIRQYPSDKLIDFSFTRRSQVFPTLIATGLLFNAAVWADKFIFWFHPDTSQHVIGTLRASAIYDLSIFLAYLAIIPGMAVFLVRMETDFSEAYDRFYTAVREGDTLAHINGFRDEMVRVARNGIYEICKVQSFTLIILFIWADEILAAIGISTLYLPMFYIDLVSVSMQLILLAIQNVLFYLDSRHINVSLCVIFFASNLIFTLTTIELGANFYGYGYAGATFLSSVIGLALLSRKFDRLEYETFMLQGR; encoded by the coding sequence ATGGCGGGTATTGGATTCGAACTCAGACGCATACTTAAACGCGACAGCCTTAGCAGTCTGATCGGCGCCTACGGACTTGCCAGCGTCATCAGTTCAGGCCCTTGGGTGCTTTCGGTACTCGGAGTGATGCTGATCGGTATCGTCAGCCTGACACTGGCGGTCCGTGATTTAGAGATCGTGCAGTTTTTAGTGTCGGTGACCTACCTGATGGCCATATCACTGGTGCTTTCGGGGTTATTCCAACATGTGTTTACCCGCTGGGTGGCCGACCGGCTCTATGAGAAGCGCAACGATCTGATTCTGCCCAACCTGATGGGCGTACTTTGGCTCTCAACCGTACTGGCACTGCTGGGCGGGTTGCCGGCAATACTATTTTTGCTGCCAGACACCAGCACGCTGTATAAGTTGCTGATGCTGGCCAATTTCGTGGTGCTGTGTAACCTCTGGCCGGTTACCATCTTCCTGTCAGGGATGAAATCCTATTACCTGATTGTGGTGCTGTTCGCCGTTGGCTACACCACCGCGATTGTCGCCGCTTTGCTGTTATCCGGCCTAGGCCTTGAGGGTCTATTAGGCGGTCTGCTTCTGGGGCACAGCCTGTTGCTGTTCAGTTTTCTGTTCAGCATTATTCGACAATACCCCAGCGACAAGTTGATCGATTTCAGCTTCACCCGGCGCTCACAAGTGTTCCCTACGCTGATTGCAACCGGGCTGTTGTTCAACGCCGCGGTCTGGGCCGACAAGTTCATCTTCTGGTTCCACCCGGACACCTCGCAGCACGTGATTGGCACTCTGCGGGCTTCCGCTATCTATGACCTATCGATTTTTCTAGCTTATCTAGCCATCATTCCCGGTATGGCGGTGTTTCTCGTTCGTATGGAAACCGATTTTTCCGAAGCCTATGACCGCTTCTACACCGCCGTCCGGGAAGGCGATACTCTCGCCCACATTAACGGCTTTCGGGATGAGATGGTGCGGGTAGCGCGCAACGGCATCTACGAAATCTGTAAGGTGCAAAGCTTCACACTGATCATTCTGTTCATCTGGGCCGACGAGATTCTCGCCGCTATCGGCATCTCCACCCTGTACTTGCCTATGTTCTACATCGATCTGGTCTCGGTGAGCATGCAGCTGATTTTGCTGGCGATCCAGAACGTGCTGTTTTATCTGGATTCGCGCCACATCAACGTGTCTCTGTGCGTCATCTTTTTCGCCAGCAACCTGATTTTCACCTTAACCACCATCGAACTGGGCGCAAATTTCTACGGTTACGGATACGCAGGCGCGACCTTCCTGTCATCGGTCATAGGGCTGGCATTGCTGTCCCGTAAATTTGACCGGCTTGAGTACGAAACCTTCATGCTGCAAGGGCGCTAA